One segment of Proteus appendicitidis DNA contains the following:
- the fixC gene encoding FAD-dependent oxidoreductase FixC yields MSDSEDIFDAIIVGAGLAGSVAALVLAREGAQVLLIERGNYAGGKNVTGGRMYAHTLERIIPEFAQEAPVERVITHEKLSFMTETGAMTIDYQNTEGNTPKTASWSVLRGEFDQWLMEQAENAGAQCITGIRVDKLVERDGKIVGVEADGDVLEAKAVILADGVNSILAEQLGMTKRVAAENVAVGVKEIIELPESVIKDRFNLKDNEGAAWLFAGSPTDGLMGGGFLYTNKTTLSLGLVCGLHHIKDAKKSVPQMLEDFKQHPVVAPLIEGGKMLEYGAHVVPEAGLRMQNELVRDGVLIAGDAAGMCMNLGFTIRGMDLAMASGEAAAKTVLSAMEKNDFSKQTLSEYLKHLEDGPLRDMKAYQRMPDLLDNPRMFTAYPEMVVGIAHDLFTVTGEAPVPMRKTLMHHTKKVGWMNLIKDGIKGVKAI; encoded by the coding sequence ATGTCCGATTCCGAAGATATTTTCGATGCCATTATTGTTGGCGCAGGATTAGCCGGATCTGTGGCTGCACTTGTTTTGGCAAGAGAAGGCGCACAAGTATTGCTAATAGAAAGAGGTAACTACGCTGGCGGGAAAAATGTAACCGGTGGTCGTATGTATGCACATACCCTTGAGCGCATCATTCCTGAGTTTGCGCAAGAAGCGCCTGTTGAACGCGTGATTACTCATGAAAAATTGTCATTTATGACTGAAACAGGCGCAATGACGATTGATTACCAAAACACGGAAGGGAACACCCCTAAAACAGCCTCTTGGTCTGTATTACGGGGCGAGTTTGACCAATGGCTAATGGAACAAGCCGAAAATGCGGGTGCGCAATGTATCACAGGCATTCGTGTTGATAAGTTAGTTGAGCGTGATGGCAAAATTGTTGGTGTTGAAGCCGATGGTGATGTGTTAGAAGCCAAAGCCGTGATCCTCGCGGATGGTGTGAATTCTATTCTTGCAGAACAGCTAGGAATGACAAAACGTGTTGCGGCCGAAAATGTCGCGGTAGGCGTCAAAGAGATCATCGAACTGCCTGAAAGTGTGATTAAAGATCGCTTCAACCTAAAAGATAACGAAGGTGCGGCTTGGTTATTTGCAGGCTCGCCTACTGATGGACTAATGGGTGGTGGTTTTTTATATACCAATAAAACCACGCTTTCTTTAGGTTTGGTGTGTGGGCTTCACCATATTAAAGATGCCAAAAAATCAGTGCCACAAATGCTGGAAGATTTTAAACAGCATCCTGTTGTTGCGCCACTGATTGAAGGTGGAAAAATGCTGGAATACGGTGCGCACGTTGTTCCTGAAGCTGGGTTAAGAATGCAAAACGAGTTAGTGCGTGATGGTGTATTGATTGCGGGTGATGCAGCAGGGATGTGTATGAACCTTGGCTTTACTATCCGAGGCATGGATTTAGCGATGGCATCAGGCGAAGCGGCGGCAAAAACCGTGCTCTCAGCGATGGAAAAAAACGATTTTAGTAAACAAACACTTAGTGAATATCTCAAACATTTAGAAGATGGTCCATTACGCGATATGAAAGCCTATCAGCGTATGCCTGATTTACTTGATAACCCTCGTATGTTCACCGCTTATCCTGAAATGGTGGTAGGTATTGCTCATGATCTGTTTACTGTCACGGGTGAAGCGCCAGTACCAATGCGTAAAACCCTAATGCATCATACCAAAAAGGTCGGCTGGATGAACTTAATTAAAGATGGGATCAAAGGAGTAAAAGCAATATGA
- a CDS encoding AAA family ATPase: protein MITRIYIDNFKSLLDFELHLSPFTCLIGLNGAGKSTVLQAMDFSSALMLGKVKKWLDERRWTPKELNSGLVARKNIQIHIDLVINHINYRWQASFNRQMLCCTNEQLFKVEDNGNLETLFLLKDGRYSVNNRQDTVSFEYEGSILSQLKDEILGKEIKIIKERLCALRSLDLLSPQSLRQKVRKTERQDIGMGGEQLSAFLHQLKADQKELLIKQLQEYYPQITEIKTSVQRSGWIQLKINEKFIVDGKEISLTTEARHINDGMLRLLAILAQQFSDLETLLFDEIENGINPEITEKIVDALVASPKQIIVTTHSPMVLNYLEDDVAKKAVVLIYRRKNGEVGAVKFFDLTSANKKLDTLAPGDAMLDLYLTDMAKEADSLLGK, encoded by the coding sequence ATGATTACACGAATTTATATTGATAACTTCAAATCATTACTCGATTTTGAACTTCATTTATCGCCTTTTACCTGTCTGATTGGCTTAAATGGGGCAGGTAAAAGTACCGTTTTACAAGCAATGGATTTTTCAAGCGCCTTAATGCTCGGAAAAGTAAAAAAGTGGCTAGACGAGCGACGTTGGACACCTAAAGAGCTGAATTCAGGTTTAGTTGCGCGAAAAAATATTCAAATACATATTGATTTGGTTATAAACCATATAAATTATCGCTGGCAAGCCTCTTTTAACCGACAAATGTTATGTTGTACGAATGAACAACTTTTTAAAGTAGAGGATAATGGCAATTTAGAAACTTTATTTCTTTTAAAAGATGGGCGTTATTCAGTAAATAACCGTCAAGATACAGTATCATTTGAATATGAAGGCTCTATTCTTTCTCAATTAAAAGATGAAATTCTTGGCAAAGAAATAAAAATAATAAAAGAGCGCTTATGTGCCTTACGCTCTCTTGATTTATTATCTCCTCAATCGTTGCGTCAAAAAGTACGAAAAACAGAACGGCAAGATATTGGTATGGGAGGAGAACAACTTTCTGCATTTTTACATCAACTAAAAGCTGATCAAAAAGAATTACTTATCAAACAATTGCAAGAATACTATCCTCAAATTACTGAGATAAAAACGAGTGTACAACGCTCTGGCTGGATACAATTAAAGATTAATGAAAAATTTATTGTTGATGGGAAAGAAATTAGTTTAACCACAGAAGCGCGTCATATTAATGATGGTATGTTAAGGTTACTCGCTATTTTAGCGCAACAATTTAGTGATTTAGAAACATTACTTTTTGACGAAATTGAAAATGGAATTAATCCCGAAATCACTGAAAAAATTGTTGATGCACTTGTCGCCTCACCTAAACAAATTATCGTCACAACACACAGCCCAATGGTTTTAAATTACCTAGAAGATGATGTCGCAAAAAAAGCCGTTGTACTGATTTATAGAAGAAAAAATGGTGAAGTGGGTGCAGTCAAATTCTTTGATTTAACCTCAGCTAATAAAAAACTAGACACTCTCGCACCAGGTGACGCTATGTTAGATCTCTATTTAACGGATATGGCGAAAGAGGCTGACTCTTTATTAGGGAAATAA
- the fixX gene encoding ferredoxin-like protein FixX — protein MSSPVNVDVKLGINKFNVDEENPHIVVKEQPDMQVLETLVKACPAGLYKKQEDGTISFDYAGCLECGTCRILGLDSALEKWEYPRGTFGVEYRYG, from the coding sequence ATGAGTTCTCCCGTGAATGTCGATGTCAAATTAGGCATCAATAAATTTAATGTCGATGAGGAAAATCCACATATCGTTGTTAAAGAGCAGCCTGATATGCAGGTATTGGAAACCTTAGTTAAAGCATGTCCAGCCGGTCTTTATAAAAAACAAGAAGATGGCACCATCAGCTTTGATTATGCAGGGTGCTTAGAGTGTGGAACTTGTCGAATCCTTGGTTTAGATAGTGCGCTTGAAAAATGGGAATACCCACGCGGAACGTTTGGCGTGGAATATCGTTACGGATGA
- a CDS encoding MFS transporter has protein sequence MQPRNFDDIRFTSVHRRVMLWGSGGPFLDGYVLVIIGVALEQLTPLLQLDTRWIGLLGAATLAGLFIGTSLFGYICDKVGRRKMFLVDIVAIAIISIATMFVSTPVGLLVMRFLIGIVIGADYPIATSMITEFSNKKQRAFAVGFIAAMWYIGATCANLVGYLLYDIEDGWRWMLGSAFIPCVIILIGRFDLPESPLWLIRQGRIKECNEMMIKLFGEPVVFEAEDTKTTRFIELFNKRHFSFVLFVAVIWTCQVIPMFAIYTFGPQIVGLLGWDAGRSAALGNVVISLFFMFGCIPAMFWLNQTGRRPLLIGSFGMMTLALLVLGVFPDLPILFVILAFATYAFFSGGPGILQWLYPNELFPTDIRASAVGVIMSISRIGTVISTCALPAFIATYGINTTMLVGAAISLFGMIVSVLFAPETKGLTLNQTSTMPMRRSSK, from the coding sequence ATGCAACCCAGAAACTTTGATGATATTCGTTTTACCTCTGTACATCGTCGAGTGATGTTATGGGGCAGTGGCGGCCCTTTTCTTGATGGCTATGTATTAGTGATTATTGGTGTAGCGTTAGAGCAACTCACACCGTTATTACAGCTTGATACACGATGGATTGGTCTGCTTGGTGCAGCAACATTAGCAGGGCTTTTTATTGGCACATCACTCTTTGGTTATATTTGTGACAAAGTGGGTCGTCGCAAAATGTTCCTTGTGGATATTGTGGCTATTGCCATTATTTCTATCGCGACAATGTTTGTTTCAACCCCAGTAGGTCTGTTGGTGATGCGGTTCCTGATTGGTATTGTGATTGGAGCCGATTATCCTATTGCGACCTCAATGATCACTGAGTTTTCCAATAAAAAACAACGCGCTTTTGCTGTCGGTTTTATTGCTGCTATGTGGTATATCGGGGCGACGTGCGCCAACTTAGTCGGTTATCTTTTATATGATATTGAAGATGGCTGGCGTTGGATGCTAGGCAGCGCCTTTATTCCTTGCGTTATTATTTTAATTGGTCGTTTTGATTTACCCGAATCTCCGCTTTGGTTAATACGCCAAGGGCGTATTAAAGAGTGTAATGAGATGATGATAAAACTCTTTGGCGAACCCGTGGTATTTGAAGCGGAAGATACCAAAACAACGCGTTTTATCGAGTTATTTAATAAACGTCACTTTTCTTTTGTTCTGTTTGTTGCGGTGATTTGGACTTGCCAAGTTATCCCGATGTTTGCCATCTATACCTTTGGACCACAAATTGTTGGTTTATTGGGATGGGATGCAGGAAGAAGTGCCGCATTGGGTAATGTGGTCATCAGCCTGTTCTTTATGTTTGGGTGTATTCCCGCGATGTTTTGGTTAAATCAAACAGGGCGACGCCCATTATTGATTGGTAGCTTTGGTATGATGACATTGGCGTTATTGGTACTAGGCGTCTTTCCTGATCTACCTATCTTATTTGTTATCTTAGCGTTTGCGACTTACGCCTTTTTCTCTGGTGGCCCCGGAATTTTACAATGGCTCTATCCTAACGAATTGTTTCCAACCGATATCCGTGCATCCGCGGTGGGTGTGATTATGTCGATAAGTCGTATTGGTACAGTAATTTCAACCTGTGCGCTCCCTGCATTTATCGCGACGTATGGTATTAATACAACGATGCTGGTGGGTGCCGCGATTTCTTTATTTGGGATGATAGTCTCTGTGTTATTTGCACCAGAAACCAAAGGATTAACGCTTAATCAGACTTCAACTATGCCGATGCGCCGGAGTTCGAAATAA